The Roseococcus microcysteis genome contains a region encoding:
- a CDS encoding ABC transporter ATP-binding protein: MTMLHLDNVTAGYGAVQALKGVTIEVHPGEIVTLIGANGAGKSTLLMTLCGDPRARSGRITFEGRDITQMPTHEIMQLGLAQAPEGRRIFPRMTVRENLLIGAQVAGHDPAPELERVFAIFPRLHERQAQRGGTLSGGEQQMLAIGRALMSRPRLLLLDEPSLGLAPLIVRMIFDTIRRLNEEEGLTVLLVEQNANQALRLAHRGYVLVTGQITMAGTGAELLARPEVREAYLGGH, translated from the coding sequence ATGACCATGCTGCACCTGGACAATGTCACCGCCGGCTATGGCGCGGTGCAGGCGCTGAAGGGCGTGACCATCGAGGTCCATCCCGGCGAGATCGTGACGCTGATCGGCGCCAATGGCGCGGGCAAATCCACCCTGCTGATGACGCTCTGCGGCGACCCCCGCGCGCGTTCGGGCCGCATCACCTTCGAGGGGCGCGACATCACGCAGATGCCCACCCACGAGATCATGCAGCTCGGCCTCGCCCAGGCGCCGGAGGGGCGGCGCATCTTCCCGCGCATGACGGTGCGCGAGAACCTGCTGATCGGCGCGCAGGTGGCGGGCCACGACCCTGCGCCGGAGCTGGAGCGTGTCTTCGCCATCTTCCCCCGCCTGCACGAGCGCCAGGCGCAGCGCGGCGGCACGCTGTCGGGCGGGGAGCAGCAGATGCTCGCCATCGGCCGCGCGTTGATGTCGCGCCCGCGCCTCTTGCTGCTGGACGAGCCCTCGCTCGGCCTCGCGCCGCTCATCGTGCGCATGATCTTCGACACCATCCGCCGCCTGAACGAGGAGGAGGGGCTGACCGTGCTGCTGGTGGAGCAGAACGCGAACCAGGCGCTGCGCCTGGCCCATCGTGGCTATGTGCTCGTCACCGGCCAGATCACCATGGCGGGGACGGGCGCGGAATTGCTGGCGCGGCCCGAGGTGCGCGAGGCCTATCTGGGCGGGCATTAG
- a CDS encoding branched-chain amino acid ABC transporter substrate-binding protein: MFNRRVLLGATGAAALSAPSLVQAQSGPIRVASVGPMTGQYAAFGTQLRVGAEAAVADINAAGGVMGRQLALEIGDDACDPRQAVSVANQLASRRVRFIAGHFCSGSSIPARDVYAEEGVLMMSPASTNPRFTEEGKWNTFRVCGRDDQQGQVAGNHIARQMGDRRVAILHDNSAYGRGLAEETKKAMNAAGKQEEIFAAYTPGERDYNAIVSRLQAANIQVLYIGGYHTESGLILRQARERGLNLTLIGGDALVTNEFWQIAGPAGEGTLMTFASDPRRRSTAAEVVARFRARNVDPEGYVLYTYAALQIWAAAMARTNADDPRRIAATLKSGGPWQSVLGPISFTDKGDPTEPDYVFYRWSNGAYAEIS; the protein is encoded by the coding sequence ATGTTCAACAGACGTGTCCTGCTCGGCGCCACGGGGGCCGCCGCGCTCTCGGCGCCCTCCCTCGTCCAGGCGCAGTCCGGCCCCATCCGGGTGGCGTCGGTGGGCCCGATGACGGGCCAGTACGCCGCCTTCGGCACGCAGCTTCGCGTGGGCGCCGAGGCCGCGGTGGCCGACATCAACGCCGCCGGCGGCGTGATGGGACGGCAACTGGCGCTCGAGATCGGCGACGATGCCTGCGACCCGCGCCAGGCCGTGAGCGTGGCGAACCAGCTCGCCTCGCGCCGGGTGCGCTTCATCGCGGGGCATTTCTGCTCCGGCTCCTCCATCCCGGCGCGCGACGTCTATGCGGAGGAGGGCGTGCTGATGATGAGCCCCGCCTCCACCAACCCGCGCTTCACCGAGGAAGGGAAGTGGAACACCTTCCGCGTCTGCGGCCGCGACGACCAGCAGGGCCAGGTGGCGGGCAACCACATCGCGCGGCAGATGGGCGACCGGCGCGTCGCCATCCTGCACGACAACTCCGCCTATGGCCGTGGCCTCGCGGAGGAAACCAAGAAGGCGATGAACGCGGCCGGCAAGCAGGAGGAGATCTTCGCCGCCTACACGCCCGGTGAGCGCGACTACAACGCCATCGTCTCGCGCCTGCAGGCGGCGAACATCCAGGTGCTCTACATCGGCGGCTACCACACCGAGAGCGGGCTGATCCTGCGCCAGGCGCGCGAGCGTGGGCTGAATTTGACGCTCATCGGCGGCGACGCGCTCGTGACCAACGAGTTCTGGCAGATCGCGGGCCCGGCGGGCGAGGGCACGCTGATGACCTTCGCCTCCGACCCCCGCCGGCGCTCCACGGCGGCCGAGGTGGTGGCCCGCTTCCGCGCCCGCAACGTGGACCCCGAGGGCTATGTCCTCTACACCTACGCCGCGCTGCAGATCTGGGCCGCGGCCATGGCGCGCACCAATGCCGATGACCCGCGCCGCATCGCCGCCACGCTGAAATCGGGCGGGCCGTGGCAATCGGTGCTGGGCCCCATCAGCTTCACCGACAAGGGCGACCCGACCGAGCCCGACTACGTCTTCTACCGCTGGAGCAACGGGGCCTACGCGGAGATCAGCTGA
- a CDS encoding sensor histidine kinase, producing MPPSKPSSLIRRIALLHAAIGLLAVLVGAVAFHQTIAIIVWEQHRRSILASAEEVLQRLQREGVAGLARPLPPGVARRFDAAQGSMRFAVLGREGEVLAASPGALGVLPRRREDGSLPADFREGSDGSSLWGITRAVPTPQGRLEVQIAQDMDRQYVVLDDVAPAALGPLLLVLALGALMLFAANTALVVLSLRPLRKAAREAALIGQDGPARLEEAGVPVEVAPLLRAVNAGLDRLDEALAWQRGFSEEVAHELRTPLAVMQAELDLLDPSPARERLRQDVQELARLVDDLLELAETRGAPQSGQEVFDLAALALGSGRRLASIAAQRDQRLDLPEAAAPIPVRGNREAVGRALRNLIENALSHSPPGATITVSLRAGPEAAVAIADRGPGVAPEDRALIFRRNWRKPGAQKRGLGLGLSIAEAIARAHGGGIEIADNPGGGAVFTIRLRAEPGALPPA from the coding sequence ATGCCCCCGTCCAAGCCCAGCAGCCTGATCCGCCGCATCGCCCTGCTGCACGCCGCCATCGGCCTGCTGGCGGTGCTGGTGGGCGCCGTCGCGTTTCACCAGACCATCGCCATCATCGTCTGGGAGCAGCACCGGCGCAGCATCCTCGCCTCGGCGGAGGAGGTGCTGCAACGCCTCCAGCGCGAGGGCGTGGCCGGCCTGGCGCGGCCGCTGCCGCCCGGCGTCGCGCGCCGCTTCGACGCGGCGCAGGGCTCCATGCGCTTCGCCGTGCTGGGGCGGGAGGGCGAGGTGCTCGCGGCCTCGCCGGGCGCGCTGGGCGTGCTGCCGCGCCGGCGCGAGGATGGCTCGCTGCCCGCCGATTTCCGCGAGGGCAGCGACGGGTCGAGCCTCTGGGGCATCACCCGCGCCGTGCCCACGCCGCAGGGCCGGCTGGAGGTGCAGATCGCCCAGGACATGGACCGGCAATATGTCGTGCTGGACGATGTGGCGCCGGCCGCGCTGGGGCCGCTGCTGCTGGTGCTGGCGCTGGGGGCGCTGATGCTCTTCGCCGCCAACACCGCGCTGGTGGTGCTGAGCCTGCGCCCGCTGCGCAAGGCGGCGCGGGAGGCGGCGCTGATCGGCCAGGACGGGCCCGCGCGGCTGGAGGAGGCGGGCGTGCCCGTCGAGGTCGCGCCCCTGCTGCGCGCGGTGAATGCCGGGCTGGACCGGCTGGACGAGGCGCTGGCCTGGCAGCGCGGCTTTTCCGAGGAGGTGGCGCATGAGCTTCGCACGCCGCTGGCCGTCATGCAGGCGGAGCTGGACCTGCTCGACCCCAGCCCCGCGCGCGAGCGGCTGCGGCAGGATGTGCAGGAACTGGCGCGCCTGGTGGATGACCTGCTGGAACTGGCGGAGACGCGCGGCGCGCCCCAGTCCGGGCAGGAGGTGTTCGACCTGGCCGCGCTGGCCCTGGGCAGCGGGCGGCGCCTCGCTTCCATCGCGGCGCAGCGCGACCAGCGCCTGGACTTGCCCGAGGCCGCGGCGCCCATCCCGGTGCGCGGCAACCGCGAGGCGGTGGGCCGCGCGCTGCGGAACCTGATCGAGAACGCACTGTCCCATTCGCCCCCCGGCGCCACGATCACGGTGTCGCTGCGGGCGGGGCCGGAGGCGGCGGTGGCCATCGCCGATCGCGGCCCCGGCGTGGCGCCGGAGGACCGCGCCCTCATCTTCCGGCGGAACTGGCGCAAGCCGGGCGCGCAAAAGCGTGGGCTGGGGCTGGGCCTGTCCATCGCGGAGGCCATCGCCCGCGCCCATGGCGGCGGCATCGAGATCGCGGACAATCCGGGCGGCGGCGCGGTCTTCACCATCCGCCTGCGGGCGGAGCCGGGGGCGCTGCCCCCGGCCTGA
- a CDS encoding response regulator transcription factor: MRVLLVEDNARLAALLSEGLRRSGWLAESVGSLEEAEAAVALGEFDAVVLDRGLPDGDGLDLIRRLRARPAAPPVLVMTARGGVAEVCHGLDLGADDYIVKPFSLAELVSRLNAASRRGGRAMAPLRLGELAYDPVSREVTVRGAPFDPPPRERALLEALLRAAPRPVSKEALEARLGGQDRLAQPNAIEVSVHRLRTRLATAQAGAAIQTVRGLGYRLAAAGEAPPEG, encoded by the coding sequence ATGCGCGTCCTTCTCGTGGAAGACAATGCCCGGCTGGCGGCCCTGCTGTCGGAAGGGCTGCGCCGTTCCGGCTGGTTGGCCGAGAGCGTGGGCTCGCTGGAGGAGGCCGAGGCCGCGGTGGCCCTGGGCGAGTTCGACGCGGTGGTGCTGGATCGCGGCCTGCCGGATGGCGACGGGCTGGACCTGATCCGCCGCCTGCGCGCCCGCCCGGCCGCGCCGCCCGTGCTGGTGATGACGGCGCGCGGCGGGGTGGCGGAGGTGTGCCATGGCCTGGACCTCGGCGCCGATGACTACATCGTGAAGCCCTTCTCGCTGGCCGAGCTGGTGTCGCGGCTGAACGCGGCCAGCCGGCGCGGCGGCCGCGCCATGGCGCCGCTGCGCCTGGGCGAGCTGGCCTATGACCCCGTCTCGCGCGAGGTCACGGTGCGGGGCGCGCCCTTCGACCCGCCCCCGCGCGAACGCGCCCTGCTGGAGGCGCTGCTGCGCGCGGCCCCCCGCCCCGTCTCGAAGGAGGCGCTGGAGGCCAGGCTGGGCGGGCAGGACCGCCTGGCCCAGCCCAATGCCATCGAGGTCTCCGTGCACCGGCTGCGGACGCGCCTCGCCACGGCCCAGGCGGGCGCGGCCATCCAGACGGTGCGCGGGCTGGGCTACCGCCTGGCGGCCGCCGGGGAAGCCCCGCCGGAAGGCTGA
- a CDS encoding efflux RND transporter periplasmic adaptor subunit, with protein MHVNPPAETAPAAPPMSSAPPRPGRRRLLWAVAGVLAVGGGLAWHAMEAPPVALVRPSAASMSGRLPDGSFRLSPAETGLLRIEPATLRDFRPERVAEGRIAYNEMRATPVFPPYTGRVVRVAAEAGQEVRAGAVLFEIETTDLTGAAQELLAGLDGVARARNLATLARRNEARQRELFAARAAARRDLEQAEAELANALADLNTAEAALAAARDRLRVLGRDAEAIAEIERTRRVNAVIAVTAPIAGTVVQRRVGPGQWLNAGGAEAVFTIADLDEMWLVAAVRELDAALVRVGQEVRVTVDALPGQSFPARIEHVATGLDATTRRLAVRASVQDPERLLKPEMFASFRIAVGGAAEGLAVPATALIRRGADAAVWEALEDTRFILRPVRTGLNSGGQVQVLEGLAPGARVVSGGALFVDRAAAMD; from the coding sequence ATGCATGTGAACCCCCCGGCCGAGACCGCCCCCGCCGCCCCGCCCATGTCCTCCGCCCCGCCGCGCCCCGGCCGCCGGCGGCTGCTCTGGGCTGTCGCGGGCGTGCTCGCCGTCGGCGGCGGCCTCGCATGGCACGCGATGGAGGCCCCGCCCGTGGCCCTGGTGCGGCCGAGTGCCGCCAGCATGTCCGGCCGCCTGCCCGATGGCAGCTTCCGCCTCTCGCCGGCCGAGACCGGCCTGCTCCGCATCGAGCCCGCCACCCTGCGCGACTTCCGGCCCGAGCGCGTGGCCGAGGGGCGCATCGCCTACAATGAGATGCGCGCCACCCCCGTCTTCCCGCCCTACACCGGCCGCGTGGTGCGCGTGGCCGCCGAGGCCGGCCAGGAGGTGCGCGCGGGCGCGGTGCTCTTCGAGATCGAGACCACGGACCTGACCGGCGCCGCGCAGGAATTGCTGGCCGGCCTCGACGGCGTGGCGCGCGCCCGCAACCTCGCCACCCTGGCCCGCCGCAACGAGGCGCGGCAGCGTGAACTCTTCGCCGCCCGCGCCGCCGCCCGGCGCGACCTGGAGCAGGCGGAGGCGGAACTCGCCAACGCGCTGGCCGACCTCAACACCGCCGAAGCCGCGCTCGCCGCCGCGCGCGACCGGCTGCGCGTGCTGGGCCGCGACGCCGAGGCCATCGCGGAGATCGAGCGCACGCGGCGGGTGAACGCCGTCATCGCCGTCACCGCGCCCATCGCGGGCACGGTGGTGCAGCGGCGCGTGGGCCCCGGGCAATGGCTGAACGCCGGCGGGGCCGAGGCCGTCTTCACCATCGCGGACCTCGACGAGATGTGGCTGGTGGCCGCCGTGCGCGAGCTGGACGCCGCCCTGGTCCGCGTGGGGCAGGAGGTGCGGGTGACGGTGGACGCCCTGCCCGGCCAGAGCTTTCCCGCGCGCATCGAGCATGTGGCCACGGGCCTCGACGCCACCACGCGCCGGCTGGCCGTGCGCGCCTCGGTGCAGGACCCCGAGCGGCTGCTGAAGCCCGAGATGTTCGCCTCCTTCCGCATCGCCGTGGGCGGCGCGGCGGAGGGGCTGGCCGTGCCCGCCACCGCGCTGATCCGGCGCGGCGCCGATGCCGCGGTGTGGGAGGCGCTGGAGGACACGCGCTTCATCCTGCGCCCCGTCCGCACCGGGCTGAACAGCGGCGGCCAGGTGCAGGTGCTGGAGGGCCTGGCGCCGGGGGCGCGGGTGGTCAGCGGCGGCGCGCTCTTCGTGGACCGCGCGGCGGCGATGGATTGA
- a CDS encoding efflux RND transporter permease subunit — protein sequence MRHIVAMSLERRSLVLLLFAVFLVVGGFAFTRLNIEAYPDPVPPTVVIITQNAGQNAEEIERTITIPIEVAMSGLPNLTTVRSTSLFGLSDVRVQFNFNYTYDQAVQQVLNRLGQLSSLPEGAAPAISPTSPIGEIMRYRLVGPPGYPLSDLNTLQEFVLDRRFKRVPGVIDVTTFGGLTKAYTVQADLGRLAAHGLSLDGVVEAVRRASVNVGAGTMNLGPQSVVVQGIGLIRSAEDLRDVVLGSQGGVPVLLSDVATVEIGNRPRLGIAGHDTEDDVVLGVVLMRRGEQTLPTIRGVQQAVAEINAGGLLPPGVRLVPLYDREELVSTTTAKVVKNIIEGVLLILVIQWLFLGDLRGALVIAATIPFAFFFAVLMMLARGESANLLSVGALDFGLLVDATVIMVENIFRHLAMARRAPGGPHPVAKTVLRAANEVAPAIFFSALIIIAAFLPLFTMGGIEGRIFGPMAKTYAYAIAGALLATFTITPVLAATLFRADTEERDTAIMRVIRRGFDVVAAAGLRRRVLALGLAGAMVVGSMGVLTRLGAEFLPTLEEGSIWLRATMPSTISLEDGNPVVNRIRAALLEFPEVITVTSQQGRPDDGTDSAGFFNAEFFVPLVPQERWTTARDRDGMVAAVNRRLSAQFPGVEFSFSQTISDNVQEAASGVKGANAVKVVGPDPAVASRIADAVRRELAQVQGVADLGVLLSVGQQTLSITVDRGRAARQGLTVADVNTALAAAVGGQEAGRVFEPGGDRNFPILVRLAPRYRDGIEAIGRVPVGPTATLADVARIELISGPSYIYRENSARYVPVRFSVRERDPAGAVQEAQQRVARNVTLPPGYHLEWVGEFRNLQLAMARLMVVVPIALAIIGVLLYVAFGRLRETLLVFSMLPLSISGGVLALAVAGLNFSVPAAIGFLALLGITVMEAIIFLTHFNHLRDHEGMAWTPALVQSGADRLRPVMMTCFASFAGLLPMALATGIGADVTKPLAIVVVGGIGLVPLFILVVLPAAVDLFGRRQARAEDAPATAPRPAPAE from the coding sequence TTGCGCCACATCGTCGCCATGTCGCTGGAGCGCCGTTCGCTGGTGCTTTTGCTCTTCGCCGTGTTCCTGGTCGTGGGCGGCTTCGCCTTCACCCGGCTCAACATCGAGGCCTATCCGGACCCGGTGCCGCCCACCGTCGTCATCATCACGCAGAATGCCGGGCAGAACGCGGAGGAGATCGAGCGCACCATCACCATCCCGATCGAGGTGGCGATGTCGGGGCTGCCCAACCTCACCACCGTGCGCTCCACCTCGCTGTTCGGCCTGTCGGACGTGCGGGTGCAGTTCAACTTCAACTACACCTATGACCAGGCGGTGCAGCAGGTGCTGAACCGGCTGGGCCAGCTCTCCAGCCTGCCGGAGGGGGCGGCGCCCGCCATCTCGCCCACCTCGCCCATCGGCGAGATCATGCGCTACCGCCTGGTGGGGCCGCCGGGCTACCCGCTGTCGGACCTGAACACGCTGCAGGAATTCGTGCTGGACCGCCGCTTCAAGCGCGTGCCGGGCGTGATTGACGTCACCACCTTCGGGGGCCTGACCAAGGCCTACACCGTGCAGGCCGATCTCGGCCGGCTGGCCGCGCATGGGCTCAGCCTGGACGGGGTGGTGGAGGCGGTGCGCCGCGCCTCGGTGAATGTGGGCGCGGGCACCATGAACCTCGGTCCGCAATCCGTCGTGGTGCAGGGCATCGGGCTGATCCGCTCGGCGGAGGATCTGCGCGACGTGGTGCTGGGCAGCCAGGGCGGCGTGCCGGTGCTGCTCTCGGACGTGGCGACGGTCGAGATCGGCAACCGCCCGCGCCTGGGCATCGCGGGCCATGACACCGAGGATGACGTGGTGCTGGGCGTGGTGCTGATGCGCCGCGGCGAGCAGACGCTGCCCACCATCCGCGGCGTGCAGCAGGCGGTGGCCGAGATCAACGCGGGCGGGCTGCTGCCGCCCGGCGTGCGCCTCGTGCCGCTCTATGACCGCGAGGAGCTGGTCTCCACCACCACGGCCAAGGTGGTGAAGAACATCATCGAGGGCGTGCTGCTCATCCTCGTCATCCAGTGGCTTTTCCTGGGTGATCTGCGCGGGGCGCTGGTCATCGCGGCCACCATCCCCTTCGCCTTCTTCTTCGCCGTGCTGATGATGCTGGCGCGGGGGGAGAGCGCCAATCTGCTCTCGGTCGGCGCGCTGGATTTCGGGCTGCTGGTGGATGCGACCGTCATCATGGTCGAGAACATCTTCCGCCACCTGGCCATGGCGCGCCGCGCGCCGGGCGGGCCGCACCCCGTCGCCAAGACCGTGCTGCGCGCGGCGAATGAGGTGGCGCCGGCCATCTTCTTCTCGGCGCTGATCATCATCGCGGCCTTCCTGCCGCTCTTCACCATGGGCGGCATCGAGGGGCGCATCTTCGGCCCCATGGCCAAGACCTACGCCTATGCCATCGCGGGCGCGCTGCTCGCCACCTTCACCATCACGCCGGTCCTCGCCGCCACCCTGTTCCGCGCCGACACGGAGGAGCGCGACACCGCCATCATGCGCGTGATCCGGCGCGGCTTCGACGTGGTCGCGGCGGCGGGGCTGCGGCGGCGCGTGCTGGCGCTGGGCCTGGCGGGCGCCATGGTCGTGGGCTCCATGGGCGTGCTGACGCGGCTCGGCGCCGAATTCCTGCCGACGCTGGAGGAGGGCTCCATCTGGCTGCGCGCCACCATGCCCAGCACCATCTCGCTGGAGGACGGCAACCCGGTGGTGAACCGCATCCGCGCCGCGCTGCTGGAATTCCCCGAGGTCATCACCGTCACCTCGCAACAGGGCCGTCCCGACGACGGCACGGACAGCGCGGGCTTCTTCAACGCGGAATTCTTCGTGCCCCTGGTGCCGCAGGAACGCTGGACCACGGCGCGCGACCGCGACGGGATGGTGGCCGCGGTGAACCGCCGCCTGTCGGCGCAATTCCCGGGCGTGGAGTTCTCCTTCTCCCAGACCATTTCGGACAATGTGCAGGAGGCGGCCTCGGGCGTGAAGGGCGCCAATGCGGTGAAGGTGGTGGGGCCCGACCCCGCTGTCGCCTCGCGCATCGCGGACGCCGTGCGGCGCGAACTCGCGCAGGTGCAGGGCGTGGCCGACCTCGGCGTGCTGCTCTCGGTGGGGCAGCAGACGCTCTCCATCACGGTGGACCGCGGCCGCGCCGCGCGCCAGGGGCTGACCGTCGCCGACGTCAACACCGCACTCGCCGCCGCCGTGGGCGGGCAGGAGGCGGGGCGCGTCTTCGAACCGGGCGGGGATCGCAACTTCCCCATCCTGGTGCGCCTCGCGCCGCGCTACCGTGACGGCATCGAGGCCATCGGCCGCGTGCCGGTGGGCCCGACCGCCACGCTGGCCGATGTGGCGCGGATCGAGCTGATCTCCGGCCCCTCCTACATCTACCGCGAGAACTCCGCGCGCTACGTCCCCGTGCGCTTCTCCGTGCGCGAACGCGACCCCGCCGGCGCGGTGCAGGAGGCGCAGCAGCGCGTGGCGCGCAACGTCACGCTGCCGCCCGGCTATCACCTCGAATGGGTGGGCGAGTTCCGCAACCTCCAGCTCGCCATGGCGCGGCTGATGGTGGTGGTGCCCATCGCGCTCGCCATCATCGGGGTGCTGCTCTACGTGGCCTTCGGGCGGCTGCGCGAGACGCTGCTGGTCTTCTCCATGCTGCCGCTGTCCATCTCGGGCGGCGTGCTGGCGCTGGCGGTGGCGGGGCTGAACTTCTCGGTGCCGGCCGCCATCGGCTTCCTGGCGCTGCTGGGCATCACGGTGATGGAGGCCATCATCTTCCTCACCCACTTCAACCACCTGCGCGACCATGAGGGCATGGCCTGGACGCCCGCGCTGGTGCAGTCCGGCGCGGACCGGCTGCGGCCGGTGATGATGACCTGCTTCGCCTCCTTCGCCGGCCTGCTGCCCATGGCGCTGGCGACGGGCATCGGCGCGGATGTCACGAAGCCGCTCGCCATCGTGGTGGTGGGCGGCATCGGCCTCGTGCCCTTGTTCATCCTGGTCGTGCTGCCGGCGGCGGTGGATCTGTTCGGCCGCCGCCAGGCCCGGGCCGAGGACGCGCCCGCCACCGCCCCCCGCCCCGCCCCGGCCGAATAG
- a CDS encoding TolC family protein, producing MITKPFALLLATLALAPVLPALASEPARPAAASRVTPPALTLAEAETLLVERNLALVAARRGVDIARAQVLVADTSPAPELGYGQTVGQVAESRRLGGFHGARGYTPLQNASVTLSVVIERGGRRELRTRVAQEGVSVAEAQLLDTLRQQVFALRRAFIQGLQARADLDVALANRATLDRTEALLRRQVREGQVPEVDLLRFQASRLAFAQELAAAVQTHAAAVATVAALVGGDAMQSGAAPARTPLLEGLPFALRGSLAARAPEPAPRDTLAAALPNRPDVLAATRNVSVAQANTRLAEAGRSRDVTVGGSLTRTELAQDLPGGSRPVRASDTVGITLSIPIFTQRLTNGNIAVATAQQGQAAAQAQGALATAQAELLTAWASHRQARALVELTAGATLRRAEEAFASTEAAYRAGGRSLLDVLDALRTLNATRVSANAARAALLLALAELEQASGVGGLVPRL from the coding sequence ATGATCACCAAGCCCTTCGCCCTGCTGCTGGCCACCCTCGCGCTGGCCCCCGTCCTGCCCGCCCTGGCCAGCGAGCCGGCCCGCCCGGCCGCCGCCAGCCGCGTGACGCCCCCCGCGCTCACGCTGGCGGAGGCCGAGACGCTGCTGGTGGAACGCAACCTCGCCTTGGTCGCCGCCCGGCGCGGCGTGGACATCGCCCGCGCGCAGGTGCTGGTGGCCGACACCTCGCCCGCGCCCGAACTGGGCTATGGCCAGACGGTGGGGCAGGTGGCGGAATCGCGGCGCCTCGGCGGCTTCCACGGCGCGCGCGGCTACACGCCCTTGCAGAATGCGAGCGTGACGCTCTCCGTCGTCATCGAGCGTGGCGGCCGGCGGGAATTGCGGACGCGCGTGGCGCAGGAGGGCGTCTCGGTCGCCGAGGCGCAGCTTCTGGACACGCTGCGCCAGCAGGTCTTCGCGCTGCGCCGCGCCTTCATCCAGGGCCTCCAGGCGCGGGCGGATTTGGACGTGGCGCTGGCCAACCGCGCCACCCTCGACCGCACCGAGGCGCTGCTGCGCCGCCAGGTGCGCGAGGGCCAGGTGCCGGAGGTGGATCTGCTGCGCTTCCAGGCCAGCCGCCTCGCCTTCGCGCAGGAATTGGCGGCGGCGGTGCAGACGCATGCGGCCGCGGTGGCCACCGTGGCGGCGCTGGTGGGCGGCGACGCGATGCAGTCCGGCGCCGCCCCCGCGCGCACGCCCCTGCTGGAGGGCCTGCCCTTCGCGCTGCGTGGCAGCCTCGCCGCCCGCGCGCCGGAGCCCGCGCCCCGCGACACCCTCGCCGCCGCCCTGCCCAACCGGCCCGACGTGCTGGCGGCCACGCGCAACGTCTCGGTGGCGCAGGCCAATACGCGCCTCGCCGAGGCGGGCCGTTCGCGCGACGTGACGGTGGGCGGCAGCCTGACGCGCACCGAACTGGCGCAGGACCTGCCCGGCGGCAGCCGCCCGGTGCGGGCGAGCGACACGGTGGGCATCACCCTCTCCATCCCGATCTTCACGCAACGCCTGACGAACGGGAACATCGCGGTCGCCACCGCGCAGCAGGGCCAGGCGGCGGCGCAGGCGCAGGGCGCGCTGGCCACCGCCCAGGCCGAGCTGCTGACCGCCTGGGCCAGCCACCGCCAAGCCCGCGCTTTGGTGGAGCTGACCGCGGGCGCCACGCTGCGCCGCGCGGAGGAGGCCTTCGCCTCCACCGAGGCCGCCTACCGCGCCGGCGGGCGCTCGCTGCTGGATGTGCTGGACGCGCTGCGGACGCTGAACGCCACGCGCGTCTCGGCCAATGCGGCGCGGGCCGCGCTGTTGCTGGCGCTGGCGGAGCTGGAGCAGGCCAGCGGGGTGGGCGGGCTGGTGCCGCGGCTGTAG